Proteins encoded in a region of the Oenanthe melanoleuca isolate GR-GAL-2019-014 chromosome 27, OMel1.0, whole genome shotgun sequence genome:
- the LOC130264009 gene encoding heat shock protein beta-11-like produces the protein MYRAGTRLQRTGIKPSDGSGGTERFQPTGNGTAAAAAAAITTTAAAITTTAAAMLCRMHLAPFASSSLASRLGTVRTLWPHAETIFTELQQEMEKAREFMSSFEQLLSNHGAIAAETTPSSSMTLTQGSGDGFSVCQDVKNFAPEQLSVKVVGRKVVLVGQKETQNVDEKGSFSYKYEVLKREWDVPEEVDAEALSCSLSKDGQLRIEAPKLALPAAPERNVPIQVSPAAPQTGPASEDGATNKAQA, from the coding sequence ATGTACAGGGCAGGGACACGCCTCCAGCGGACGGGTATAAAACCCTCCGACGGCAGCGGCGGGACAGAGCGCTTCCAGCCCACTGGAAacgggacagcagcagcagcagcagcagcaataacaacaacagcagcagcaataacaacaacagcagcagcgATGCTTTGCCGGATGCACCTCGCACCATTCGCCTCCAGCTCCCTGGCCAGCCGGCTGGGCACAGTGAGGACCCTCTGGCCGCACGCAGAGACCATCTTCAccgagctgcagcaggagatggagaaggCTCGGGAGTTCATGAGCAGCTTCGAGCAGCTCCTGAGCAACCACGGAGCCATCGCCGCGGAGACAACCCCGAGCAGCAGCATGACCCTGACCCAGGGCTCCGGGGACGGCTTCTCCGTCTGCCAGGACGTGAAGAACTTCGCTCCCGAGCAGCTGTCGGTGAAGGTGGTGGGCAGGAAGGTGGTGCTGGTGGGGCAGAAGGAGACGCAGAACGTCGATGAGAAGGGCTCGTTCTCCTACAAGTACGAGGTGCTGAAGCGGGAGTGGGACGTGCCCGAGGAGGTGGATGCCGAAGcgctgagctgctccctgtccaAGGACGGGCAGCTCCGCATCGAGGCCCCCAAGCTGGCGCTGCCGGCCGCTCCCGAGAGGAACGTGCCCATCCAggtcagccctgctgccccacagaCCGGACCAGCTTCTGAGGACGGAGCCACCAACAAAGCCCAGGCGTAA
- the KCNH4 gene encoding potassium voltage-gated channel subfamily H member 4 produces the protein MQKNCSCRFLCGAETSEPTLQSIEKALESRQEYQTEVCFYKKGGAAFWCLLDSMPIKNEKGEVVLFLFSFKDITESRRRSYPGDKKEEKQRSEKQRSKKPGNPHLRAARRQGRTMLLQLSSQFVRRDHGEMKMTHNMFENKPSIPEYKVASVQKSRFILLHYSIFKALWDWLILMATFYVAITVPYNVCFTDTEDSLSAARSTIVSDIAVEMLFILDIILNFRTTYVSQSGQVVYDPRSICIHYVATWFFVDLIAALPFDLLYIFNVTVTSLVHLLKTVRLLRLLRLLQKLDRYSQYSAMVLTLLMSMFALLAHWMACIWYVIGRKELESNDPHTWDISWLNELGKRLEAPYINNSLGGPSTRSAYIASLYFTLSSLTSVGFGNICANTDAEKIFSICTMLIGALMHAVVFGNVTAIIQRMYSRRSLYHTRMKDLKDFIHVHHLPKQLKQRLLEYFQTTWSVNNGIDTNELLHDFPDELRADVAMHLNKDILQLPIFETASRGCLRSLSLHIKTSFCAPGEYLLRQGDALQANYFVCSGSLEVLKDNVVLAILGKGDLIGADLCSTDQVIKTNADVKALTYCDLQHIGLRGLCEVLQLYPEYASKFTADIHQDLTFNLREGSEMEGLCRYSRTPRLSQAPQVRPSESGAAPEKPLPSIVEDEEEPEDVFQQSSANTSRRKLLLPALSSSVRRGSLSSLLGDEPCQVPAPRYNYPSPARGSRGRSPSPQCRRDTRLLERNGGVGRKSAKLLIHSLHAYGSPDLSPRIVDGIEDNGGTSESQTFCFNIDPPPSAARDSSTSAGTDAGGPALALEAEEKKHNISRLNQEINHLNREVSHLSRELQNMMELLKGHLGTPQASACPCRLPATVSLPPRPTPPAAPAPLSPPAAPSSLSSPSASPRAKRCPVRSSSAHAAALHPWLGAEGPRPPRGDTPGPDPRRGSDSQPPPLPPRSARSFPGCSAGAWCRARPQPRTGSTSSH, from the exons ATGCAGAAGAACTGCAGCTGCCGCTTCCTCTGCGGGGCTGAGACCAGCGAGCCCACCCTGCAGAGCATCGAGAAGGCGctggagagcaggcaggagtATCAGACTGAGGTCTGCTTCTACAAGAAGGGTG GAGCTGCCTTCTGGTGCCTGCTGGACAGCATGCCCATCAAGAATGAAAAGGGGGAGGTGGtgctcttcctcttctccttcaaGGACATCACAGAGAGCCGACGCAGGAGCTACCCTGGTGACAAGAAGGAGG agaagcagaggagTGAGAAGCAGAGGAGCAAGAAGCCCGGGAACCCCCACCTGAGGGCTGCACGGAGGCAAGGCAGGACcatgctgctccagctcagcagccagTTTGTCCGGAGGGACCATGGAGAGATGAAAATGACCCAT AACATGTTTGAGAACAAACCATCCATCCCCGAGTACAAGGTGGCCTCGGTACAGAAGTCCCGTTTCATCCTGCTCCACTACAGCATCTTCAAGGCACTCTGGGACTGGTTGATCCTGATGGCCACCTTCTATGTGGCTATCACTGTCCCCTACAACGTCTGCTTCACGGACACAGAGGACAGTCTCTCAGCTGCCCGCAGCACCATTGTCAGCGACATCGCCGTGGAGATGCTCTTCATCCTGG ATATCATCCTGAACTTCCGGACAACATATGTGAGCCAGTCGGGCCAGGTTGTGTACGACCCTCGCTCCATCTGCATCCATTACGTGGCCACCTGGTTCTTCGTGGATCTGATCGCTGCTCTGCCCTTCGATCTGCTCTACATCTTCAATGTGACTGTG ACCTCGCTGGTTCACCTGCTGAAGACAGTGCGgctgctgcggctgctgcggctgctgcaGAAGCTGGACCGGTACTCGCAGTACAGCGCCATGGTGCTCACGCTGCTCATGTCCATGTTTGCGCTGCTGGCACACTGGATGGCCTGCATCTGGTACGTCATCGGCCGCAAGGAGCTGGAGAGCAACGACCCCCACACCTGGGACATCA GCTGGCTGAACGAGCTGGGCAAGAGGCTGGAGGCTCCCTACATCAACAATTCCTTGGGGGGCCCCTCCACCCGCAGCGCCTACATCGCCTCCCTCTACTTCACCCTCAGCAGCCTGACCAGCGTGGGCTTCGGCAACATCTGCGCCAACACCGACGCCGAGAAGATCTTCTCCATCTGCACCATGCTCATTGGGG CGCTGATGCACGCCGTTGTCTTCGGCAATGTCACGGCCATCATCCAGCGCATGTACTCGCGCCGCTCGCTCTACCACACCCGCATGAAGGACCTCAAGGACTTCATCCACGTCCATCACCTGCCCAAGCAGCTCAAGCAGAGGTTGCTGGAGTACTTCCAGACCACCTGGTCGGTGAACAACGGCATTGATACTAATGAG ctgctccacgACTTCCCCGACGAGCTGCGTGCGGACGTGGCCATGCACCTCAACAAGGacatcctgcagctgcccatCTTTGAGACGGCCAGCCGGGGCTGCCTCCGCTCCCTCTCGCTGCACATCAAGACCTCGTTCTGTGCCCCGGGGGAGTATCTGCTGCGCCAGGGAGACGCCTTGCAGGCCAACTACTTTGTCTGCTCCGGCTCCCTCGAGGTGCTGAAGGACAACGTGGTCCTGGCCATCCTGG GCAAAGGGGATTTGATTGGAGCCgacctgtgcagcacagaccAGGTGATCAAGACCAATGCGGACGTGAAGGCACTGACCTACTGCGACCTTCAGCACATCGGGCTGCGGGGGCTCTgtgaagtgctgcagctctaTCCCGAGTACGCCAGCAAGTTCACAGCTGACATCCACCAGGACCTGACCTTCAACCTGCGGGAGGGCAGCGAGATGGAG GGGCTCTGCCGCTACTCCCGGACCCCGAGGCTGTCACAGGCACCACAGGTTCGTCCCTC AGAGAGCGGCGCTGCCCCGGAGAAGCCCCTTCCCTCTATTgtggaggatgaggaggagccCGAAGATGTTTTCCAGCAGTCCTCTGCCAACACCTCCCGCcgcaagctgctgctgcccgcgcTGAGCAGCTCGGTGCGCCGTggctccctgagcagcctgctggGCGATGAGCCGTGCCAGGTCCCAGCCCCGCGGTACAACTACCCCTCCCCAGCCCGGGGCAGCCGCGGCCGCAGCCCCTCTCCGCAGTGCCGGCGGGACACCCGGCTCCTGGAGAGGAACGGTGGCGTGGGCAGGAAATCGGCCAAGCTCCTCATCCACTCCCTGCACGCTTACGGCTCGCCCGACCTCAGCCCCAG aatcgTGGATGGGATTGAAGACAACGGAGGGACTTCAGAGTCACAAACCTTCTGTTTCAACATAGACCCGCCGCCGAGTGCGGCAAGGGACTCCTCCACCTCAG CAGGGACCGACGCAGGCGGCCCGGCCCTGGCGTTggaggcagaagagaaaaagcacaaCATCAGCAGGCTCAACCAGGAG ATCAACCACCTCAACCGGGAGGTTTCGCACCTCAGCCGGGAGCTGCAGAACATGATGGAGCTCCTCAAGGGTCACCTGGGCACCCCACAGGCCTCGGCCTGCCCCTGCCGTCTGCCTGCCACCGTCTCGCTGCCTCCCCGGCCGACACCGCCCGCTGCGCCGGCGCCCCTCTCGCCCCCGGCggcccccagctccctcagctcccccTCCGCCAGCCCCCGGGCCAAACGCTGCCCGGTCcgcagcagctctgcccacgCCGCTGCGCTGCACCCCTGGCTGGGCGCCGaggggccgcgcccgccgcgggGGGACACCCCTGGCCCCGACCCCCGCCGGGGCTCGGACtcgcagccgccgccgctgccgccccgctccgcccgtTCCTTCCCCGGCTGCTCGGCCGGGGCTTGGTGCCGCGCCCGTCCGCAGCCGCGAACCGGCTCCACCAGCTCCCACTGA
- the LOC130264004 gene encoding heat shock protein 30C-like, with protein MSEPPLPKIRALCISQAWSECGLVSSLLPPTLSCGAFPPSCAQGGLLSPAPLQPLHRAELQHNQEHSSGAEMLCRLHFMPPMSSSLFPWLGPVRTLWPHPGTLFAELEREMRLEMERAREFMSSVEQYLSSGSSPGRLGIATDRASSTSAALTQGSGDGFSVCQDVKDFAPEQLSVKVVGRKVVLVGQKETQSTDEKGSFSYKYEVLKREWDVPEEVDAEALTCSLSKDGQLRIEAPKLALPAAPERNVPIQMGPAVAQAAGSTEEGAERAKA; from the exons ATGTCTGAGCCACCCTTGCCAAAAATCCGTGCCCTTTGCATTTCCCAGGCATGGAGTGAGTGCGGGCTCGtctcctccctgcttccccccACCCTCAGCTGTGGTGCATTtccccccagctgtgcccagggaggtctCCTCAG cccagcaccgcTCCAGCCACTGCACcgagcagagctgcagcacaaccAGGAGCACTCGTCGGGAGCAGAGATGCTTTGCCGCCTGCACTTTATGCCGCCCATGTCCAGCTCGCTGTTCCCGTGGCTGGGACCCGTCCGCACCCTCTGGCCACATCCAGGCACCCTCTTCGCCGAGCTGGAGCGGGAGATGCGGCTGGAGATGGAGAGGGCTCGGGAGTTCATGAGCAGCGTGGAGCAGTACCTGAGCAGCGGGAGCAGCCCCGGGCGGCTCGGCATCGCCACGGACCGCGCCTCCAGCACCAGCGCTGCCCTGACCCAGGGCTCCGGGGACGGCTTCTCCGTCTGCCAGGACGTGAAGGACTTTGCGCCCGAGCAGCTGTCGGTGAAGGTGGTGGGCAGGAAGGTGGTGCTGGTGGGGCAGAAGGAGACGCAGAGCACAGACGAGAAGGGTTCGTTCTCCTACAAGTACGAGGTGCTGAAGCGGGAGTGGGACGTGCCCGAGGAGGTGGATGCCGAAGCGCTGACCTGCTCCCTGTCCAAGGACGGGCAGCTCCGCATCGAGGCCCCCAAGCTGGCGCTGCCGGCCGCTCCCGAGAGGAACGTGCCCATCCAGATGGGGCCAGcggtggcacaggcagctggcagcactgaggAGGGAGCCGAGCGGGCCAAGGCGTGA
- the RAB5C gene encoding ras-related protein Rab-5C, with amino-acid sequence MIGSCVCLWPASGGRKGWSGPEAERVKAEVRAGACETHRRERRCGRCNLPTGGSQYRTCSILNSRHSCTQTTMAGRGGAARPNGPAAGNKICQFKLVLLGESAVGKSSLVLRFVKGQFHEYQESTIGAAFLTQTVCLDDTTVKFEIWDTAGQERYHSLAPMYYRGAQAAIVVYDITNTDTFVRAKNWVKELQRQASPNIVIALAGNKADLANKRAVDFQDAQTYADDNSLLFMETSAKTAMNVNEIFMAIAKKLPKNEPQSAPGGPGRNRVVDLQESSQPSRSQCCSN; translated from the exons ATGATTGGCAGCTGTGTCTGCCTGTGGCCGGCGAGCGGCGGGCGGAAGGGGTGGTCGGGTCCGGAAGCGGAACGGGTAAAGGCGGAAGTGAGGGCCGGGGCCTGCGAGACGCAccggcgggagcggcgctgcGGGCG TTGCAACCTGCCTACAGGTGGATCCCAGTACAGAACCTGCAGCATCCTTAACTCTCGGCACTCCTGCACTCAGACCACAATGGCAGGTCGAGGTGGAGCTGCCCGACCGAATGGACCAGCTGCTGGGAACAAAATCTGCCAGTTTAAACTTGTTCTGCTGGGCGAGTCGGCGGTGGGGAAGTCCAGCCTGGTGCTGCGCTTTGTGAAGGGGCAGTTCCACGAGTACCAGGAGAGCACAATTGGAG CTGCCTTCCTAACACAGACAGTGTGTCTGGATGACACAACAGTGAAGTTTGAGATCTGGGACACGGCAGGGCAGGAGCGATACCACAGCCTGGCCCCCATGTACTACCGGGGGGCTCAGGCAGCCATCGTGGTCTACGACATCACCAACACA GACACATTTGTACGAGCCAAGAACTGGGTGAAAGAGTTGCAGAGGCAGGCTAGCCCAAATATTGTAATTGCACTAGCAGGAAACAAGGCAGACCTTGCTAACAAGAGAGCTGTGGACTTCCAG GATGCACAAACATATGCAGATGACAACAGCTTGCTGTTCATGGAGACGTCAGCGAAGACAGCGATGAATGTGAATGAAATCTTCATGGCAATAG CCAAGAAACTGCCAAAAAATGAACCCCAGAGTGCTCCTGGTGGCCCAGGCAGGAATCGGGTGGTGGACcttcaggagagcagccagcccagcagaagccagtgctgcagcaactGA